Proteins from a genomic interval of Methanoplanus endosymbiosus:
- a CDS encoding DUF7504 family protein yields MEKINIFPDDNPGIMLAFITPENMRDTTIYLVKKASEIADQIIYLSVNQPAPYLNKQFKKSGIDVSKIYYIDTITKYAIGKPPDDFDQGTFLNTPSDLTGMSVAISECIKEYNKGKVVVCLDSVNAMLIHMPSKSVSKFIHFITSKMKVLNISGIYFAIEEGLDPVIISQLTVFSDSIFKTGNLPESPENTD; encoded by the coding sequence ATGGAAAAAATAAATATTTTCCCGGATGATAATCCGGGGATAATGCTTGCATTTATAACGCCGGAGAATATGAGAGATACAACGATATATCTGGTGAAAAAAGCCTCAGAAATAGCAGATCAGATCATATATCTCTCAGTTAATCAGCCAGCACCTTACCTTAATAAACAATTTAAAAAATCCGGAATTGATGTTTCAAAAATATATTATATTGACACAATTACAAAATATGCCATAGGTAAACCACCTGATGATTTTGATCAGGGTACATTCTTAAATACACCATCTGATCTGACGGGCATGAGTGTTGCAATATCTGAGTGCATAAAAGAATACAATAAAGGAAAGGTGGTTGTGTGCCTGGATTCAGTTAATGCAATGCTTATTCATATGCCTTCCAAGAGTGTATCAAAATTCATACATTTTATAACGTCAAAGATGAAGGTATTAAATATTTCAGGAATATACTTCGCCATTGAAGAAGGGCTTGATCCTGTAATTATCTCTCAGCTGACCGTATTTTCAGATTCAATATTCAAAACCGGAAATCTGCCGGAAAGTCCTGAAAACACGGATTAA
- a CDS encoding PAS domain-containing protein — MKLLTNNKLFIDTILIFSVLITVIITWYCLQNQILNVFPHIYYIPVILSAYIYRKYGMILISGLCIYYITAVGFFYFTDFTVMMSAVIRVLAYILIGYIIIILAERIEDERKIFHKTFEYSKCGLALISPDLKILVMNPEMENISGYTNYTEKKLEIKDLFSDKNYNEIDSCVEGKKEFCYREVILKSKSGEDKTVIVNFTDLTEKNLILLSLTDITKRVEAEYKIKSSEMKFRTLWENISAGMIIIDEKTHEIISANPEINRLSGYDKEEIEGQICHNFICPNKAGKCPISDLKQDVNHTETILITKNKDRIPVLKSAAIAEIDDKKVIIENIIDIRKQKEAELDLLSYVRETALRIKNPVDIVKQYLIDLICELKEEQEIDREDLIIQLSVQIYNLRVIKDNLSDMDRAIAENRKEIPDAFREYLTK, encoded by the coding sequence ATGAAATTACTGACAAATAATAAATTATTCATAGATACAATTCTCATCTTTTCAGTCCTGATAACAGTAATAATTACATGGTACTGCCTTCAGAATCAGATACTCAATGTTTTTCCGCATATATACTATATCCCTGTAATATTATCTGCCTATATCTACCGGAAATACGGAATGATACTGATATCAGGTCTCTGCATATATTACATTACAGCTGTTGGATTTTTTTATTTCACGGATTTTACAGTTATGATGTCTGCGGTAATACGGGTCCTTGCATATATTCTGATTGGCTATATAATAATCATTCTTGCTGAAAGAATAGAGGACGAACGTAAGATATTTCATAAAACATTTGAATACTCAAAATGCGGTCTTGCACTCATATCTCCGGATTTAAAGATCCTGGTTATGAATCCGGAAATGGAAAATATCTCAGGATATACAAATTATACTGAAAAAAAACTTGAAATAAAAGATCTCTTCAGCGATAAAAATTATAACGAAATAGACAGCTGTGTCGAAGGTAAAAAAGAATTCTGCTACAGGGAAGTAATTTTAAAATCCAAAAGCGGTGAGGATAAAACTGTCATAGTTAATTTTACAGATTTAACAGAGAAAAATCTGATATTACTCTCATTAACAGACATTACAAAAAGAGTTGAAGCGGAATATAAGATCAAATCTTCAGAGATGAAATTTAGGACACTGTGGGAGAATATATCCGCAGGAATGATTATCATTGATGAAAAAACACATGAGATCATATCTGCCAATCCGGAGATAAACAGGCTGAGTGGATATGATAAAGAAGAAATTGAAGGTCAGATCTGTCATAATTTCATCTGCCCAAATAAAGCGGGCAAATGCCCCATATCAGATCTGAAGCAGGACGTAAATCATACAGAAACAATACTGATTACAAAGAATAAAGACAGAATTCCGGTACTAAAATCCGCTGCCATTGCTGAAATTGATGATAAAAAGGTTATCATTGAAAATATAATAGATATCAGAAAACAGAAAGAGGCCGAACTTGATCTATTATCATATGTACGTGAGACGGCACTCAGAATTAAAAATCCTGTTGATATAGTGAAGCAGTATCTGATTGATCTTATCTGCGAACTTAAAGAAGAGCAGGAGATTGACAGAGAAGATTTAATAATACAGCTATCAGTACAGATCTATAACCTCAGGGTAATAAAAGACAACCTTTCTGATATGGACAGAGCAATTGCAGAGAACAGAAAGGAAATTCCGGATGCATTCAGAGAATACCTTACAAAATAA